From a region of the Dictyostelium discoideum AX4 chromosome 2 chromosome, whole genome shotgun sequence genome:
- a CDS encoding hypothetical protein (Similar to Mus musculus (Mouse). 12 days embryo spinal ganglion cDNA, RIKEN full-length enriched library, clone:D130061K05 product:MEGF11 PROTEIN (KIAA1781) homolog): protein MVNFFICFLMCSMFFCYINCIEPPVDEYNCFFDFITKINLFSFYPNTNATHYNFCTNNIVCDGVTGTIKDITILNTLTSGYNNQSILPTDLACLPNFNRIYFQNLVISKELVFYQFPQKINEVTYDYGDYPCSPIDQELPGTFAFYFYCKTISGTTIKISHIMKPSIFYFRNSFVHFENDVVATHNISTISFSVFSLSFADFSNFISLGIFQITFNQDFVISSIQNFSTIKSNSISIDHNQNNFYPFYVPINNSTQSLSIAALFEKPNSMIDLSSYGFKHLLLSKVGEKFNLNGEIPIIPPTSSNFLINLGNFNVFPNLTKFSGTFSSSGSNFSIALPSHSGKSTMVSLVNNNFFGTIDESWCNANLIVTGNKLTGKIPTCFTCYFSDISFFNYFSGNQFTNYNQSIGCSEFAPRFELLDISTNTFRVTGINIGFNPRYWLLNSVDFLNSYQAISTGYEYVVSYIFARIPNPKYFNVTFVHPAPSQTIYFPLGDQLPNPTGIKITSNQLIITGELFSSYMGYSNQSVQFEESSTNCTIKDGNFFNITCEFVPSSISTLTYPTIIKIKNDNLIRRVIVNPLIGQLNQIPCPNNCDDLINKICDLSKGICVWKICKNDCGIFGECNDQTGECDCDSNHQGPNCSIPFIQCPTGSNSLICSSVDYNMCNNQTGICTCSTNQQGQNCSLPFKQCPVGLDSLICSGGNSNCNNQTGVCYCDSNHQGSTCSKPFKQCPTGLNSLICSSVDNNMCNNQTGVCTCSPSQQGQDCSLPFKQCPVGLDSLICSGGNNNCKNQTGICYCDSNHQDSDCSLPFKQCPVGLDSLICSGGDNNCNNQTGVCTCSPNHQDSDCSLPFKQCPVGLDSLICSGGNNNCNNQTGICYCDSKFTNDNCSKPNQYISSVSPSTTNGGEASFFGWFGDIHSNPSLLIGAQQCQPITYNSSIEIRCIAPPGNGVYDITFNQNDIMYQLRNGYSYLEIFRNCPNNCTNSNQGNCNTSNGECNCINNYYSFDCSLKRNNNTGGNNGGNPSIDPSTGGTNITDNQVNFQIYFKNLFEIDFNGNIVNQYSLQSNWTLNKTKDSQENNIYKLTQIIQQSCEIVTLIEEISTYKQYSFAGSTFTLDAGSIKLTISISNYIYKSSLNTLQLQLISSVDNENEESDCNIKQVSTNETNTSSFKYIKISKDNRVLQGRFINQILSDGRPTYLSTDIKSDGNSVIATLNLPHFVNQSIIDPDFSVLLETDFKSECDNKNSRKWLIPVAVTVPIVGLCCIGVIIKFKKLIFFIIIIWSLNEISKPT, encoded by the exons atggttaatttttttatttgttttttgatgTGTTCAatgtttttttgttatatTAATTGCATTGAACCTCCAGTAGATGAATATAATTgtttctttgattttattacaaaaataaacCTTTTTTCATTCTATCCAAATACCAATGCTACTCACTATAATTTTTGcacaaataatattgtatGTGATGGAGTTACTGGAACAATAAAAGA taTTACTATATTAAACACCTTAACTAGTGGATATAATAACCAATCAATATTACCAACAGACTTAGCGTGTCTTCCTAATTTTAATAGAAT ATATTTCCAAAATCTAGTTATATCAAAAGAACTTGTATTTTATCAATTCccacaaaaaattaatgaagtAACATATGATTATGGAGACTATCCTTGCAGTCCGATTGATCAAGAGCTACCTGGAACATTTGCCTT ttatttttattgtaaaaCTATTTCGGgaacaacaataaaaatatcacACATAATGAAAccttcaattttttattttagaaataGTTTTGTACATTTCGAAAATGATGTTGTTGCAACTCATAATATCTCAACGATTTCATTTTCAGTGTTTTCATTAAGCTTTGCagatttttctaattttataaGTTTGGGAATTTTCCAAATAACTTTCAATCAAGATTTTGTTATTTCATCAATACAAAACTTTTCAaccattaaatcaaattccaTCTCAATAGATCACAACCAAAATAATTTCTATCCATTTTATGTACCAATAAATAACTCCActcaatcattatcaatagcGGCACTATTTGAAAAACCAAATTCAATGATAGATCTTTCAAGTTATGGTTTTAAACATTTACTTTTATCGAAAGTTGGAGAAAagtttaatttaaatggtgagATTCCGATAATTCCACCCACTAGTagcaattttttaataaacttaGGCAATTTTAATGTATTTCCAAACTTAACAAAATTTTCTGGGACTTTTAGTTCATCTGGGTCTAACTTTTCAATTGCTTTACCATCACATTCAGGTAAAAGTACAATGGTGTCTTTAGtaaataataacttttttgGAACAATTGATGAATCTTGGTGCAATGCCAATTTGATAGTCACCGGTAATAAATTAACAGG aaaaataCCTACATGTTTTACCTGTTATTTTTCAGATatctcattttttaattatttttctgGTAACCAATTTACAAACTACAACCAATCAATTGGGTGTTCTGAATTTGCACCAAGATTTGAATTGTTGGACATTTCAACCAATACTTTCCGTGTAACAGGTATTAATATAGGGTTTAACCCAAGATATTGGTTATTAAACTCAGTTGACTTTCTAAATAGTTACCAAGCTATCTCAACGGGATATGAATATGTTGTATCGTATATATTTGCAAGAATACCTAATCCAAAATACTTTAATGTTACATTTGTTCATCCAGCACCATCACAAACAATATACTTCCCTCTTGGTGATCAATTACCAAATCCAACCGGTATTAAAATAAcatcaaatcaattaataattacaggtgaattattttcaagtTATATGGGTTACTCAAATCAATCAGTCCAATTTGAAGAATCATCTACTAATTGTACAATAAAAGAtggtaatttctttaatataaCTTGTGAATTTGTACCATCATCTATTTCTACCTTAACATACCcaacaatcattaaaattaaaaatgataatttaataagaAGAGTAATTGTCAATCCATTAATTGgacaattaaatcaaattccaTGTCCCAATAATTGTGATGAtcttattaataaaatctgTGATCTTTCTAAGGGTATCTGTGTCTggaaaatttgtaaaaatgatTGTGGAATTTTTGGCGAATGTAATGATCAAACTGGAGAGTGTGATTGTGATTCAAATCATCAAGGTCCAAACTGTTCTATACCATTTATACAATGCCCAACAGgttcaaattctttaatttgtaGTAGTGTAGATTATAATATGTGTAACAATCAAACTGGTATTTGTACTTGCTCAACAAATCAACAAGGTCAAAATTGttcattaccatttaaaCAATGTCCAGTTGGTTTGGATTCCTTAATATGCAGTGGAGGTAATAGCAATTGTAATAATCAAACAGGAGTTTGTTATTGTGATTCAAATCATCAAGGTTCAACTTGTTCAAAACCATTTAAACAATGTCCAACGGgtctaaattctttaatttgtaGTAGTGTAGATAATAATATGTGTAATAATCAAACTGGTGTTTGTACATGTTCTCCTAGTCAACAAGGTCAAGATTGCTCATTACCATTTAAGCAATGCCCAGTTGGTTTGGATTCCTTAATATGCAGTGGAGGTAATAACAATTGTAAAAATCAAACAGGTATTTGTTATTGTGATTCAAATCATCAAGACTCTGATTGCTCATTACCATTTAAACAATGTCCAGTTGGTTTGGATTCTTTAATTTGTAGTGGGGGTGATAACAACTGTAATAATCAAACTGGTGTTTGTACATGTTCTCCAAATCATCAAGACTCTGATTGCTCATTACCATTTAAACAATGTCCAGTTGGTTTAGATTCTTTAATTTGTAGTGGGGGTAATAACAATTGTAATAATCAAACTGGAATTTGTTATTGTGATAgtaaatttacaaatgatAACTGCTCAAAACCAAATCAATATATATCATCTGTTTCACCATCGACCACAAATGGAGGTGAAGCATCATTTTTTGGTTGGTTTGGAGATATTCATTCAAatccatcattattaattggagCTCAACAATGTCAACCAATTACATATAATTCTTCAATCGAAATTAGATGTATTGCACCACCAGGTAATGGAGTATATGATATTACttttaatcaaaatgatATCATGTATCAATTAAGAAATGGTTACAGCTATCTTgaaatttttagaaattgcCCAAACAATTgtacaaattcaaatcaagGAAATTGCAATACTTCAAATGGAGAATGTAATTgtataaacaattattactCATTCGATTGTagtttaaaaagaaataataatacaggTGGTAACAATGGTGGTAATCCATCAATCGATCCATCAACAGGTGGAACTAATATTACTGATAATCAAGtaaatttccaaatttattttaaaaatttatttgaaatcgATTTCAACGGTAATATTGTAAATCAATATTCATTACAAAGTAATTGGACTCTCAATAAAACTAAAGATTCacaagaaaataatatttataaattgacTCAAATCATTCAACAATCATGTGAAATTGTAACATTGATCGAAGAAATCTCAACATATAAACAATATTCATTTGCAGGCTCAACATTCACATTAGATGCtggttcaattaaattaacaatttcaatatcaaattatatttataaaagcAGTTTAAATACATTACAACTTCAATTAATATCATCAGTAGATAACGAAAATGAAGAATCAGAttgtaatattaaacaaGTTTCAACAAATGAAACCAATACATCctcatttaaatatattaaaatttcaaaagataatAGAGTCCTTCAAGGTAGATTCATTAATCAAATACTATCAGATGGAAGACCAACATATTTGTCAACTGATATTAAAAGTGATGGTAATTCAGTAATTGCAACATTAAATCTACCACATTTTgtaaatcaatcaattatcGATCCAGACTTTTCAGTTTTACTCGAAACTGATTTTAAATCAGAATGTGACAATAAAAACTCTCGTAAATGGTTAATACCAGTTGCTGTGACAGTCCCAATCGTTGGTCTTTGTTGTATTGGAGTGatt attaa gtttaaaaaattaattttttttataataataatttggtCACTAAATGAAATTTCCAAACCTACCTGA
- a CDS encoding hypothetical protein (Similar to Mus musculus (Mouse). 12 days embryo spinal ganglion cDNA, RIKEN full-length enriched library, clone:D130061K05 product:MEGF11 PROTEIN (KIAA1781) homolog) → MGKFIICFLLCSMFFCYVNCIEPPIDEYNCFLNFITKINLFSLFPKTNATHYDFCTGYIKCDGVTGTIKDVTILNTLKSGYNNQSILATDLVCLPNLNRINLQNLNISKQLVFYEFPQKIGQVTYNYGDYECSPIDQKLPEIPSFYFYCKSISGTTFKISYITKQTIFYFGDSFVHFENDVLETHNISMVSFTAYSLNFADFSNFKGLGFFKMTFNQDFIISSIQNYSTIKSNSIQIEHDTDFPYPFYIPINNFTQRLSVYARFEKPSSMIDLSSLVYSDLSLSGVGDKFNFNGEIPIIPPPGCNFIIMHGGFTSFQSNFSISLPSYSGKNTMFSMINNNLIGTIDESWCNVNLIIYNNKLTGKIPTCFTCYFSDPAVYTSFSGNQFTNYNQSIGCSEFAPRFELMDFSTKTFRVTGINIGFTPMNWLLNSVYFPYSFQDISTGYEYVVSYLFSIIPNPKYFNVTFAHPEPSQTIYFPLGDQLPNPTGIKITSNQLLITGELFSSYMGYSNQSVQFEESSTNCTIKYGNFFNITCEFVPSSISTLTYPTIIKLKNDNLIRRVIVNPLIGQLNQIPCPNNCDDLNNSICDLNQGICISCVDDCGIFGECNFRTRTCDCDSNHQGPNCSIPFIQCPTGLNSLICSSVDYNMCNNKTGVCTCSPNQQGQDCSLPFKQCPVGLYSLICSGGNNNCNNQTGICYCDSKFINDDCSKPNQYISSVSPSTSNGGEASFFGWFGDIHSNPSLLIGNQQCQPITYNSSIEIRCIAPPGNGVYDITFNQNDIMYQLRNGYSYLEIFKKCPNNCTNSNQGNCNTSNGECNCINNYYSFDCSLKRNNNTGGNNGGNPSIDPSTGGTNITDNQVNFQIYFKNLFEIDFNGNIVNQYSLQSNWTLNKTKDSQENNIYKLTQIIEISCEIVTLIEEISTSKQYSFAGSTFTLDAGSIKLTISISNYIYKSSLNTLQLQLISSVDNENEESDCNIKQVSTNETNTSSFKYIKISKDNRVLQGRFINQILSDGRPTYLSTDIKSDGNSVIATLNLPHFVNQSIIDPDFSVLLENDFKSECDTYNSRKWLIPVAVAVPIFGVCCIGVIIYYFYRKHFIEIPLKIKLGIIGNKIK, encoded by the exons atggggaaatttattatttgttttttgttgtgTTCAATGTTTTTTTGTTATGTTAATTGCATTGAACCTCCAATAGATGAATATAATTGTTTCctaaattttattacaaaaataaaccttttttcattatttccaAAAACCAATGCCACTCACTATGATTTTTGCACAGGATATATAAAGTGTGATGGAGTTACTGGAACAATAAAAGA tgTAACTATTTTAAACACTTTAAAAAGTGGATATAATAACCAATCGATTTTAGCAACAGACTTAGTGTGCCTTCCTAATTTAAATAGAAT AAATCTCCAAAATCTAAATATATCTAAACAGCTTGTTTTTTATGAATTCCCACAAAAAATTGGTCAAGTAACATATAATTATGGAGACTATGAGTGTAGTCCAATTGATCAAAAACTACCTGAAATTCCATCTTT ttatttttattgtaaatCCATTTCTGGAACAACATTTAAAATCTCATACATAACAAAACAGACaatcttttattttggaGATAGTTTTGTACATTTCGAAAATGATGTTCTTGAGACTCATAATATCTCAATGGTTTCATTTACAGCATATTCGTTAAACTTTGCTgacttttcaaattttaaaggttTGGGATTTTTCAAGATGACTTTCAATcaagattttattatttcatcaATACAAAACTATTCAaccattaaatcaaattccaTACAAATTGAGCACGACACAGATTTTCCCTATCCATTTTATAtaccaataaataatttcacTCAAAGATTATCAGTATATGCACGTTTTGAAAAACCAAGTTCAATGATAGATCTCTCAAGTTTAGTTTATTCGGATTTATCTCTTTCGGGAGTAGGCGAcaagtttaattttaatggtgAGATTCCGATAATTCCACCACCTGGTtgcaattttataataatgcatg GTGGCTTTACTTCTTTTCAGTCAAACTTTTCAATATCCTTGCCATCCTATTCAGGTAAAAATACAATGTTTTCAATGATAAACAATAACTTGATTGGAACAATTGATGAATCTTGGTGCAATgtcaatttgataatttataataataaattaacagg aaaaatacCTACATGTTTTACTTGTTATTTTTCGGATCCTGCGGTTTATACTTCTTTTTCTGGTAACCAATTTACAAACTACAACCAATCAATTGGGTGTTCTGAATTTGCACCAAGATTTGAATTGATGGATTTTTCAACTAAAACTTTCCGTGTAACAGGTATTAATATAGGCTTTACTCCTATGAATTGGTTATTAAACTCAGTTTACTTTCCTTATAGTTTCCAAGATATCTCAACGGGATATGAATATGTTGTGTcgtatttattttcaataataccTAATCCAAAATACTTTAATGTTACATTTGCTCATCCAGAACCATCACAAACAATATACTTCCCTCTTGGTGATCAATTACCAAATCCAACCGGTATTAAAATAAcatcaaatcaattattaattacaggtgaattattttcaagtTATATGGGTTACTCAAATCAATCAGTCCAATTTGAAGAATCATCTACTAATTGTACAATAAAATAtggtaatttctttaatataaCTTGTGAATTTGTACCATCATCTATTTCTACCTTAACATACCCAACAATCATTAAacttaaaaatgataatttaataagaAGAGTTATTGTCAATCCATTAATTGGACAACTAAATCAAATTCCATGTCCAAATAATTGCGATGAtcttaataatagtatttgtGATCTTAATCAAGGTATTTGTATCAGTTGTGTAGATGATTGTGGAATATTCGGTGAATGTAATTTTCGAACCAGAACCTGTGATTGTGATTCAAATCATCAAGGTCCAAATTGTTCTATACCATTTATACAATGTCCAACAggtttaaattctttaatttgtaGTAGTGTAGATTATAATATGTGTAACAATAAAACTGGTGTTTGTACTTGTTCTCCAAATCAACAAGGTCAAGATTGttcattaccatttaaaCAATGCCCAGTTGGTTTGTATTCGTTAATATGCAGTGGAGGTAATAACAATTGTAACAATCAAACAGGTATTTGTTATTGTGAtagtaaatttataaatgatgATTGTTCAAAACCAAATCAATATATATCATCTGTTTCACCATCAACCTCAAATGGAGGTGAAGCATCATTTTTTGGTTGGTTTGGAGATATTCATTCAAatccatcattattaattggaaATCAACAATGTCAACCAATTACATATAATTCTTCAATCGAAATTAGATGTATTGCACCACCAGGTAATGGAGTATATGATATTACttttaatcaaaatgatATCATGTATCAATTAAGAAATGGTTACAGCTAtcttgaaatttttaaaaaatgtccCAACAATTgtacaaattcaaatcaagGAAATTGTAATACTTCAAATGGAGAATGTAATTgtataaacaattattactCATTCGATTGTagtttaaaaagaaataataatacaggTGGTAACAATGGTGGTAATCCATCAATCGATCCATCAACAGGTGGGACTAATATTACTGATAATCAAGtaaatttccaaatttattttaaaaatttatttgaaatcgATTTCAACGGTAATATTGTAAATCAATATTCATTACAAAGTAATTGGACTCTCAATAAGACTAAAGATTCacaagaaaataatatttataaattaacaCAAATCATTGAAATATCATGTGAAATTGTAACATTGATCGAAGAAATCTCAACATCTAAACAATATTCATTTGCAGGCTCAACATTCACATTAGATGCtggttcaattaaattaacaatttcaatatcaaattatatttataaaagcAGTTTAAATACATTACAACTTCAATTAATATCATCAGTAGATAACGAAAATGAAGAATCAGAttgtaatattaaacaaGTTTCAACAAATGAAACCAATACATCctcatttaaatatattaaaatttcaaaagataatAGAGTCCTTCAAGGTAGATTCATTAATCAAATACTATCAGATGGAAGACCAACATATTTGTCAACTGATATTAAAAGTGATGGTAATTCAGTAATTGCAACATTAAATCTACCACATTTTgtaaatcaatcaattatcGATCCAGACTTTTCAGTTTtacttgaaaatgattttaaatctgAGTGTGATACTTACAACTCTCGTAAATGGTTAATACCAGTTGCTGTGGCAGTTCCAATCTTTGGTGTTTGTTGTATTGGAGtgattatatattatttttatagaaaacattttattgaaataccactaaaaataaaattaggaATTATTgggaataaaataaaataa
- a CDS encoding hypothetical protein (Similar to Dictyostelium discoideum (Slime mold). DG17 protein): MTTTISQLNITPIKFTINDLIVDPVSLSENFNCPICEECIMDVNKCEALQCKEGHVHCRLCWMKSLESKKECMTCRTRVNSVDSLSKNIYLQKEFRNKKIFCPNLFRILNSGKIEIDEKFGCKEILKVDELEGHIKECQFQFIECPNDKECKTRLRKNQLKDHAEKCKKLKSECEFCGEKGLVIDDSKVHYSECEKFPIKCPQNCNSPTFNCTIERGRIKYHIENECPFTVIQCKYREAGCMLEFPRSELSEHMKLIDHSKYMEATIDQHICKFEKSEKEYKKLELEYNRLKDDFKILQSELKVIRELKFNYQNKWVITNWSQKLQDYPKPKSIESPEFMVGNLKFKIQFYPNGGLSDESKDFLSIYLYKFDDQTPSKVQFSFELLNKDFTRNRKLASTNIFHTENKWGWRSFINNSLVTTQTGFVIQNSVTLNINIEILPEEKEAFTS; encoded by the exons atgacaacaacaatttcacaattaaatattacaccaataaaatttacaataaatgatttaattgttgatccAGTTTCTTTATcagaaaattttaattgtccAATTTGTGAAGAATGTATAATGGATGTAAATAAATGTGAAGCTTTACAATGTAAAGAAGGACATGTTCATTGTAGATTATGTTGGATGAAATCTTTggaatcaaaaaaagaatgtaTGACATGTAGAACAAGAGTGAATTCCGTagattcattatcaaaaaatatttatttacaaaag gaatttagaaataaaaaaatattttgtccaaatttatttagaattttaaattctggtaaaattgaaattgatgaaaaatttGGTTGTAAAGAgattttaaaagttgatgAGTTAGAAGGTCATATAAAGGAAtgtcaatttcaatttattgaATGTCCAAATGATAAGGAATGTAAAACAAGATTAAgaaagaatcaattaaaagacCATGCAGAGAAATGTAAAAAGTTGAAATCAGAATGTGAGTTTTGTGGTGAGAAAGGGTTGGTGATTGATGATAGTAAAGTACACTATTCCGAATGTGAAAAGTTTCCAATTAAATGTCCACAAAATTGTAATTCGCCCACATTCAATTGCACAATCGAAAGAGGTAGAATAAAATACCATATAGAGAATGAATGTCCATTCACAGTGATACAATGTAAATATAGAGAAGCAGGATGTATGCTAGAATTTCCAAGATCCGAGTTGTCCGAACACATGAAATTAATCGACCATAGTAAATACATGGAAGCAACAATCGACCAACATATatgtaaatttgaaaaatctgAAAAGGAATATAAGAAATTAGAATTGGAATATAACCGACTTAaagatgattttaaaatattgcAATCTGAATTAAAAGTAATTAGAgaattgaaatttaattatcaaaataaatgGGTTATCACAAATTGGTCACAAAAATTACAAGATTATCCAAAACCAAAGTCAATCGAATCTCCCGAATTTATGGttggaaatttaaaatttaaaattcaattctATCCCAATGGCGGCCTAAGTGATGAATCAAAAGATTTCttatcaatttatttatataaatttgatGATCAAACACCATCAAAAGttcaattttcatttgaattattaaataaagatttcACAAGAAATAGAAAATTAGCATCAACAAATATATTCCATACCGAAAATAAATGGGGTTGGAgatcatttataaataattctttagTAACTACACAAACTGGTTTTGTAATTCAAAATAGTGTcactttaaatattaatattgaaattttacctgaagaaaaagaagctTTTACATCttga
- the gskA gene encoding GSK family protein kinase: protein MSSKDQILEKDKKETDDNGNKKTTTTTSSSSSSSSSSKPRSNKFDKVIIKSNGVCYITEGVIGNGSFGVVTQAIVADTKEVVAIKKVLQDQRYKNRELQIMKMLNHINIVSLKNSFYTSDNDEVYLNLVLEYVPDTVYRVSRHYSMSKQPVPNIFVKLYIYQLCRSINYIHSLGICHRDIKPQNLLLDTSTSTLKLCDFGSAKILIKGETNVSYICSRHYRAPELIFGSTNYTTTIDVWSLGCVLAELLLGQPLFPGENGIDQLVEIIKVLGTPTKEQIHAMNPYYTSFKFPEIKANPWPRVFKAKDVPAESIDLISKILLYDPSSRLKPVEICAHPFFDELRDPKTCLPDGKPLPPLFNFTIAEQTSIGPKLAKTLIPSHAMNQIELPSPLFPNLAISSSNQSSSSNSNANVSSNLNSHSASPSTTSSSSSTPNSIPVQSPSTTNTTSSTTNNTTTTTTTTTTSNH from the exons atgaGTTCAAAGGATCAGATATTGG AGAAAGATAAAAAGGAGACAGATGATAATGGCAATAAaaagacaacaacaacaacttcatcatcatcatcatcatcatcatcatcaaaaccaagatcaaataaatttgataaagtaatcattaaatcaaatggAGTTTGTTATATAACAGAGGGGGTAATTGGAAATGGCTCATTTGGTGTCGTCACTCAAGCAATTGTGGCTGATACCAAAGAGGTTGTAGCAATAAAAAAGGTTTTACAAGACCAAAGATACaag AATCGAGAATTACAAATCATGAAGATGTTAAATCATATAAATAtagtttcattaaaaaatagtttcTACACATCAGat AATGATgaagtttatttaaatttagtatTGGAATATGTGCCAGATACAGTTTACAGAGTTTCAAGACACTATAGTATGTCTAAACAACCTGTTCCAAACATTTTTGTAAAG ttatatatatatcaatTGTGTAGATCAATAAACTACATTCATTCACTTGGAATTTGTCATAGAGATATTAAACCTCAAAATTTATTGTTGGATACATCAACCAGTACATTAAAACTTTGCGATTTTGGAAG tgcaaagatattaattaaaGGAGAAACTAATGTTTCTTATATTTGTTCAAGACATTATCGTGCAccagaattaatttttggatCAACAAACTATACTACAACTATTGATGTTTGGTCATTAGGATGTGTTTTGGCAGAATTATTATTGGGTCAACCGTTATTCCCTGGTGAGAATGGTATTGACCAATTGGTAGAGATTATAAAGGTATTGGGTACACCAACCAAAGAACAAATTCATGCAATGAATCCATATTATACCTCATTTAAATTCCCAGAGATCAAAGCAAACCCATGGCCAAGAGTATTCAAAGCTAAGGATGTACCGGCcgaatcaattgatttaatctCAAAAATCTTACTTTATGATCCATCCTCAAGATTAAAGCCAGTTGAAATTTGTGCACATCCATTCTTTGATGAATTAAGAGATCCAAAGACATGTCTTCCAGATGGTAAACCTTTACCACCCCTCTTCAACTTTACAATCGCAGAACAAACTTCAATCGGTCCAAAACTAGCCAAAACATTAATTCCATCACATGCTATGAATCAAATTGAATTGCCATCACCTTTATTCCCAAATTTGGCAATCTCTTCTTCTAATCAATCCTCctcttcaaattcaaatgcaAATGTgtcatcaaatttaaattctcaTTCTGCTTCACCTTCAACTACCTCCTCCTCTTCTTCTACTCCAAATTCAATTCCTGTTCAATCACCTTCTACAACCAACACTACTTCATCAACAACTAACAacacaaccacaactacaacaacaacaactacttcAAATCATTAA